Proteins from a single region of Drosophila biarmipes strain raj3 chromosome 3R, RU_DBia_V1.1, whole genome shotgun sequence:
- the LOC108024617 gene encoding ras-related C3 botulinum toxin substrate 1: MSTGRPIKCVVVGDGTVGKTCMLISYTTDCFPGEYVPTVFDNYSAPMQVDTIQVSLGLWDTAGQEDYDRLRPLSYPQTDVFLICYSVASPSSFENVTSKWYPEIKHHCPDAPIILVGTKIDLREDRETLTGLAEQGLTPLKREQGQKLANKIRAVKYMECSALTQRGLKPVFEEAVRAVLRPEPLKRRQRKCLVM; the protein is encoded by the exons ATGTCAACCGGAAGGCCCATAAAATGTGTTGTCGTCGGTGACGGCACTGTCGGAAAGACCTGCATGCTAATCTCCTACACCACAGACTGCTTTCCCGGCGAATATGTGCCCACAGT CTTCGACAACTACTCGGCGCCCATGCAAGTGGACACAATACAGGTCTCGCTGGGACTGTGGGACACGGCGGGCCAGGAGGACTACGACCGCCTGAGACCGCTCTCCTACCCGCAGACAGACGTCTTCCTGATATGCTACAGCGTGGCGAGTCCCTCGTCCTTTGAGAACGTCACCTCGAAATGGTATCCGGAGATAAAGCACCACTGCCCCGACGCGCCCATCATTCTAGTTG GCACCAAAATCGATTTGCGCGAAGATCGAGAGACACTCACCGGCCTGGCAGAGCAGGGTCTGACGCCGCTGAAGCGCGAGCAGGGCCAGAAGCTGGCGAACAAGATACGCGCTGTGAAATACATGGAGTGCTCCGCCTTGACGCAGCGCGGCCTCAAGCCG GTGTTCGAGGAAGCGGTGCGCGCGGTGCTGAGACCAGAGCCTCTAAAGCGACGCCAGCGAAAGTGTTTAGTTATGTAA
- the LOC108024664 gene encoding probable enoyl-CoA hydratase, whose translation MSRFVCKLLRSVNQTNLGCRYFSLSSTRSAESGSQDGPPARTVLVEKDSHITLIGLNREQQRNSIDANTAEQLTQAISQFEEDDSSPVGVLYGIGGSFSAGFDLAELEAEAQRGSLNFLLRHEGSIGPTRRHLRKPIVCGISGFCVAGGVELALMCDLRVMEDTAVMGFFNRRLGVPLSDGGTVRLAAAVGYSNALDIIETGRRIYAGEARRMGLVNRVVATGTALGQAVNLAFSIAKFPMASLMHDRNALLENANAYNKDGFHVASYNEIVNVTSEMIKDIQEGVKRFKNSEIKGPKTDSWHIKEKTIPEWEKAEIEIEKQKT comes from the exons ATGAGCAGATTTGTTTGTAAACTTTTGCGAAGTGTAAACCAAACAAACTTGGGCTGCAGATACTTTTCTTTGTCATCTACAAGGAGTGCGGAAAGTGGATCACAAGATGGGCCCCCTGCCCGCACCGTTCTGGTGGAGAAGGACTCGCACATAACACTTATAGGCCTAAATCGCGAGCAGCAGCGCAACTCCATTGATGCCAACACCGCGGAGCAACTGACCCAAGCCATCAGCCAATTCGAGGAGGATGATAGCTCGCCAGTGGGCGTGCTCTACGGCATTGGTGGCTCCTTCTCCGCCGGCTTTGACTTGGCGGAACTGGAGGCGGAGGCCCAGCGCGGCAGCCTCAACTTTCTGTTGCGTCACGAGGGCTCCATTGGTCCCACTAGGAGGCACCTCCGCAAGCCGATCGTTTGCGGCATCAGCGGTTTCTGTGTGGCCGGAGGAGTGGAACTGGCGCTCATGTGTGATCTGAGGGTCATGGAGGACACTGCCGTGATGGGGTTCTTCAATCGTCGCCTGGGAGTTCCACTAAGCGATGGAGGAACTGTGCGTCTGGCCGCTGCAGTGGGCTACTCCAATGCTTTGGACATTATCGAGACAGGAAGGCGCATCTATGCCGGAGAAGCCAGGCGGATGGGTCTGGTAAATCGCGTTGTGGCCACGGGCACAGCTCTGGGCCAGGCCGTAAATCTTGCCTTCTCCATAGCCAAGTTCCCCATGGCTTCCTTGATGCACGACAGGAATGCCCTGCTGGAGAATGCCAATGCGTACAATAAGGACGGTTTTCATGTGGCCAGTTACAATGAGATCGTCAATGTTACCTCAGAAATGATAAAAGACATACAGGAGGGCGTGAAGCGCTTCAAGAACT CTGAGATAAAGGGCCCCAAAACCGATTCTTGGCACATCAAAGAGAAGACCATTCCGGAATGGGAAAAAGCTGAAATCGAGATCGAAAAGCAAAAGACATGA